The following is a genomic window from Kogia breviceps isolate mKogBre1 chromosome 4, mKogBre1 haplotype 1, whole genome shotgun sequence.
cgggaactttctttttttagcagggatcgaacccatgcctgctgcattggaagcgtggagtcctaaccactggacccccagggaattcccaatgggAACTTTCTTTGATGCATCTGATTTTGCCTGGTTTGGATCCTGCGGACCATGGCTCCAAAGTGCACTCCAAACATTGTGAATTATCCTGTTTATTATAATAATCTCCCTGGTGCACTTAATCTCTCAAAAGCTTTAAATGCATACTCACTGCCACTAACCACCAAGCAAAAGGTCTTCTTAAGACTCGAACATcagaaaagtaacaaaaaaatGACCAACTTAAAAACTGTGAACCTGAAGCCAGCCAGGACCTGTGACTATCACAGGGGTTAAGCAAAAACATCATAACCTATGGTTAGCAcacaaaggaacaagaaaaactGCAAGAACCTCAGAGCAGCAGCTGAGAGTGGCACTCATGCCTTAAGTTTTGATCACATCTCTCAGTTAAGCTGAGAGTCTGAGtaaggtggggagggtggggggagggtgggaggagggggcactGTTAAAGAGAAAACCACAAGCCAAAAATGAAGTCCCTTATGCTAGGCCAAGCCACCAAAGCAGGGCTCAATACCTAAGCTAACCGAAGCTTCAACCTCCTCCAGAAATGTAGTCTTAAACAGTCAGTCAggaattttctggtcagcaccaatgAAGTAGTCGGTCACATGGGTCCTCTCCCCTCACCATCCTCCCAAAGGAAGACGACGTAACCCCACCTAATAAGACCCTTTTTTCCCCGAAAGGGAAATGACCTAATCTGAAATCACGCTTTTTTCTTATTATGACTTCCTtgccttgcctttaaaaaaatctttcccttTCTGTAGCCCTTTAGCGCTCCCCTCTacttgctagatgggatgctgcccaattcatgaatcatTTGATAAATCcaattatatctttaaattttatagctgaattttggtttttttttgttttttaacaccaTGACAACTAGGATCCTCACCTCAGCACTTTGTTTGGCCTCCGTGGGTCCGACATATTGTTCGCGGACATAGCGAGGCGCGCCTCTTCCGCTGCGGGAGTCTCAGCTTCCGGCGGCTTCCAGAATAGAAACGGAGGATGGCTTTTAGAGTAACACCCTCAGCCCTCGCGCTTCCGTTCCTCCCGGCGAGTGCTGGAACTCCCCCCATCCAGGGGACAGAAAATTCGAAGAAGCCAAAAATGTTCCAAGAAAACAGGACGTGGGGAGAGAAACCGAGAAGCTGGAAACAAGCTTCAGTGTTTCCAACGCTTTCTCCAAAAAGCCTAAACGTTGAACCCGGAAGTGGGAAATAGGAAGTAGACTATGGAGGACAATAATAAGGTTACACCAAAGCGTGGGTTCCCAGGGCAGAAAGTCTCAGTGCAGGCTACTGTACGGTGGCGAGGAAGGGAGGGCGGAGCAATGGCTTTCCCCGAGCCAAAACCGCGGAGCCCGGAGCTGCCTCAGAAACTGTTGAAGACGTTGGACTGCGGGCAGAGGGCGGTGCGAGCCGTGCGATTTAATGGTGAGCGCCCTTATCTTCATTCCGGGTCCTACCTCCGCCTCCTGAAGTCGGCGGCCCAGTAACCCCCTCGTGGTGTTCCCCAGTGGATGGCAATTACTGTCTGACTTGCGGCAGCGACAAGACCCTGAAGCTGTGGAGCCCGCTGCGAGGGACGCTACTGCGGACGTACAGCGGCCACGGCTACGAGGTGCTGGACGCGGCAGGGTGAGCCGGGGGCCAGGCCGGGATCGAGGCGCTGAGGCCGAGATCAGAGGTAGACGCTGATCTTCCCTGTTCTGCCCTCTAGCTCCTTTGACAACAGCAGTCTCTGCTCCGGCGGCGGGGACAAGGCAGTGGTGCTGTGGGATGTGGCATCGGGGCAGGTCGTGCGCAAATTCCGGGGTCACGCGGGGGTGAGTGCAAGCAAGAAAGGGCCTCGTTAGAACGGACCTGAATTGCGTGTAGGTGGTGACAGGGACCCACCCCTCCCCACGCAATTACAGCGCAAGGATCCTTCCCCACGGTCCCGCCTTCACCAAGCCCTGTCCTTGCAGCTCCTCCAAAAACTTTCACCTCCCCTACCCCTAGCCTTTTCCCTTACTTTAACTTGCACTGAGAACCCTGCTTTTATCCCCATCCTCCAAAGTCCAGCCTTCTCTAAGCTGCTGTTCCTGTTTTGCAGAAGGTGAACACAGTGCAGTTTAATGAAGAGGCCACAGTTATCCTGTCTGGTGAGTCCGGGGCCTAGGCAGGTGGGCGCAGGGGGCTGCCCCAGCCCCCCCCAAACCTGATCCACCTTCATGCCGACCTCACAGGCTCTATCGATTCCACCATCCGCTGCTGGGACTGCCGCTCGCGGAGACCTGAGCCCATACAGACGCTGGACGAAGCCAAGGATGGCGTATCCAGTGTGAAGGTGTCAGACCATGAGGTCCTCTCAGGGTGAGTGGGGCCAGGACCTTGCCCCTTTCCAGGTGCCACTGGGGATCATAGCTGTCTCTGTACTTAGATTAAAATCTACTCTCCTCACTGCACTCACAAGGCCTTGCATGGTCTGGTCTCTGTTGTGCTCTCAGTTTTTATTCATTCCCCGGGCTCATTTCTGTTAAATATGCCACACGTGCTCCCACCCCAGGATCGACTTTTGCAATTGCTCTTCCTCTGCCTGGGCTACCCTTCTACTACTTATTCAGAGTGTGTTTGAGCACCACCTGCAGGTCACATTGTCAGTCAATGAGCATACAGGAGTGAAAAGAtaggaaaacaaggaaaaaccCCTGCTTACATAGAGTTGATATTCTACCTGTaggagacaattaaaaaaaaaaaaaaaaatcctatgcaGGGCTGCCCAAATGTTGCCACAACCTGAGGGAGTGCCGATACCACCACTGGGGGCATTGGGGCTGCGTGGCCTGGTGGCCTACCCAGTTCCCCCACGTCCCCCCTTGGACTGCACATGGTTGGCTCCTTCTCACCCTCAAGTACCAATTCAAACGTCACCTCCTCGGGGAGCTGATTACCCTCAGTCAGCAAGGCTCCACGTTGGCAGCAAGTGCTCCTGGCTTGGTAGCAGCTGTGTCCCAAGCTCCCACACAGGGCGTAGCCCAGAGAAGGAGCTCAGTATAAATCAGAAACAGATGCAGTGGGACCTGATCGGCCCCT
Proteins encoded in this region:
- the WDR83 gene encoding WD repeat domain-containing protein 83, whose protein sequence is MAFPEPKPRSPELPQKLLKTLDCGQRAVRAVRFNVDGNYCLTCGSDKTLKLWSPLRGTLLRTYSGHGYEVLDAAGSFDNSSLCSGGGDKAVVLWDVASGQVVRKFRGHAGKVNTVQFNEEATVILSGSIDSTIRCWDCRSRRPEPIQTLDEAKDGVSSVKVSDHEVLSGSVDGRVRRYDLRMGQLFSDYVGSPITCTCFSRDGQCTLVSSLDSTLRLLDKDTGELLGEYTGHKNQEYKLDCCLSERDTHVVSCSEDGKVFFWDLVEGALALALPVGPSVVQSLAYHPTEPCLLTAMGGSIQCWREETYEAESGTG